The Candidatus Goldiibacteriota bacterium HGW-Goldbacteria-1 DNA segment ATAAGGATATCCACTTTGCCGTGCCTTACTTTGTCCATTACCCTGTCGCGCATAAACTGCGTCTTATCGCCGTGAAGCGATTCGCACAGGTATCCGCGTGAATTAAGATGTCCGTAAAGGTCATCCACCATCATCTTGGTATTGCAGAAAATAAGCGAGAGTTTGAATTCGTTCATGTCAAGCAGCCTGCAAAGCGCTTCCAGCTTTGTGCCGCGTTTTAATTCATAGTAGCACTGTTCAATTGAAGGCGCTGTCAGAATTTCGCGCGTGATTTTAATATGCTGCGGGTCTTTCTGATACCTTTTTGTGATTGCCATGATAGGCGCCGGCATAGTCGCGGAAAAAAGCACTGTCTGCCTTTTTTCAGGGGCTTTCTTAAGGATAAGTTCAATATCCTCCACAAAACCCATGTTTAACATTTCATCCGCTTCATCAAGCACCACCATTGCACAGGCGGCAAGCGACATTGTCTTTCTTTCAATGTGGTCAATAAGCCTGCCCGGTGTGCCTATAACAATCTGCGCGCCCGCGCGCAGCGCGCGAATCTGCCTGTCTATCGGCTGTCCGCCGTAGACCGCAAGGGTCTTTATGCCCTTTTTATACTTTCCTATTTTTCCTATCTCTTCCGCCACCTGCACCGCAAGTTCGCGCGTGGGGCACATTACAAGCGCCTGTACGTTTTTGTTCTTTGCGTCCACCATTTCCAGAAGCGGTATTCCAAATGCCGCCGTCTTTCCTGTTCCTGTCTGCGCCTGTCCTATAAGGTCAACGCCTGTCATCATAAGGGGGATTGTTCCCGACTGAATTGAAGTGGCTTCTTCAAACCCCATGTCTGTCACGCCCTTTAAAATTTCCTGTGACAGGTTTAGTTCTTCAAACTTTTTCTTGTCCATTTCTTTTTCCTTCCGCTTACGGCACATGGCCATAGCTAATTAAGATGGGCCATGCAGCGGAAAAAATATAATGTATTCATGATAATGAAAACATCGCAGATTTCCGGGCATAATAAGCCCGCTTCGTGGGATTTTCTTGCAGGGATGTTTTAAATGAAAGTGCCCTTTTGAAGCACACACACAAGTTACAATTCCTTGCCCGGCAGTCATCCCGCTCAGGTGAAATAAGTATACTGTATTAAACGGTTTAATGCCACAAAAATTATTGATTTATTTTGAATAATAAATAAAACGTAATTATATAACTCCCTGTATGCTAAAAATATATTTCATTCATATCCTTTAATTGATTACAACCTTTCATCAATTACAACGTAAAATATAACACCAGACTGACAACCCCAAGTGCAGCGCCCCCTATCATTAAAGGCATCGACATCAATGTTGCTTCATCATATTGCTCTTGCGTTTGTGAAAAACCAGCAAGAAGAAATGTCCCAAGTCCAACAACGATACAACCTAATCCAACGCCTGCCCCTGCAAGCCAAAGAATGCTTTCATCAAGTGTATATTCTGTATATTCTTGCTGTTTATCAGAATGCTCAAAACCCTTTTCTTTAAAATCATGATTATTGTTTGTAGATACCGGACTTACAGTTGCACATCCGGATAAAATAAGAATAGGTATAAGCAACAATATTACACATTTTTTCNNNNNNNNNATAATAAATCCTTTTATCAATTACATCGTAAAAAATAACGTCAGGCTGACAACTCCAAGTGCAGCTCCCCCTATCATTAAAGGTATCGCTTTTGATGTAGCTTCATCATATTGCTTTTGCGTTCTAGAAAGACCAGCAAGAACGAACACTAAAGAACCAACAGCAAATAAACCAGCTCCAACGCCTGACAACGCAAGCCACATAGTTTTATCACCATCTCTATCTTCTACATATTCTTGCTGTTTATCAGAATGCTCAAAACCCTTTTCTTTAAAATCATGATTCTCGTTTGTAGATACCGGACTTACAGTTGCACATCCTGATAAAACAAGAATAGGTATAAGCAGCAATATTACACATTTTTTCATTATAAACCCCTTTAACTTTTCATATATAATATGTTATCCCATAAGAAAACAGAAACAAGTATTAATTGATTGCAAACTTATATCAATTATAACGTAAAATATAACACCAAACTGACAACCCCAAGTGCAGCGCCCCCTATAATTATATGCTTTGCTTTTGATGTTGCTTCATCATATTGCTCTTGCGTTGTAGAAAGACCAGCAAAAGCTAATGATAAAATTCCAAAAACGCAACAACCCAATCCAACACCTGCTCCTACAAGCCCAACAATATTTTTGTCAACTTTATCTTCTACATATTCTTTTTGTTGAGCAGATTGCTCAAGTTCCTTTTCATTAATATCCTGAACATCCTGATTCTCGTTTGTAGATACCGGACTTACAGTTGCACATCCGGATAAAATAAGAATAGGTATAAGCAACAATATTACACATTTTTTCNNNNNNNNNNNNNNNNNNNNNNNNNNNNNNNNATAATAAATCCTTTTATCAATTACATCGTAAAAAATAACGTCAGGCTGACAACTCCAAGTGCAGCTCCCCCTATCATTAGGGGTATCGCTTTTGATGTAGCTTCATCATATTGCTCTTGTGTATATGAAAAACCAGCAAGCATGAACATTCCAAGTCCAACAGCGTAACAACCTACCCCAACGCCCGTCCATACAAGCCAATGAATATTTCTGTCAACTCTATCTTCTACATATTCTTGCTGTTGATCGGAGTCATTAAGTCCCTTTTCTTCAATATCATGATTCTCGTTTGTAGATACCGGACTTACAGTTGCACATCCGGATAAAATAAGAATAGGTATAAGCAGCAATATTACACATTTTTTCATTATAAACCCCTTTCCCATTTAATTTCCACATATACTACGTTATCACACAAAAAAACAAAAGTAATAATAAAAAATTCAAGATATCGGTTTATTTTTTTGAATATAAGTAATACAGCTGTTTTACGCCGTTTTTGTCCACGGCTTCGCCTGATACCTGCGTGAAATTATTTTTATAAAACTTCTTATTATTGTTTTCCTGGTGAAAAGGAATGCCTGTTATTATCTCTCCCGGTTTTGACTTGGCATACGCCATTAAGCGCGACATGGTGGTGATGCAGTTGCCGTAAACATTAAGCGCTTCCTGCCCGGCAATGTTAACTTTTACAAGCCTGTCTTTGCCGTTGTTGACTCCTATCCTTATTTTCCATTCCGCAAGTTTGTTTCTTTTATTCTCTTCATTGACGGTTTTTAACCTGTCCATGAATTTTAAGCTAAATGAAAAATTAACGTCCGCGTCTTCCCTGTTTCCAAGAAAACACACAAACGCGCCGTCACCTAAAAGTATTAAAAGATAATCCCTGTAGTCTTTTAGAAGGTCGCCCAGGATTTCATTGAACTGCGGTATCATATGGTCGCGCTGGGTTTCAAGGTCAGCTTCAGTGCTGGACCTGATATCCAGGCCTATACAGGAATTCGGATATTCCAGCCCCGGTTTTAATTCACCTGTCACCGTGGGCGCGAACATATTGCTTGGCCTTAAAACAGAATCGTCCGTGCCGTCTGTCACTTCGCATTTATATTTAAACCCGTCATAATATTCCATATCTTCGCGGAAGACCATTCCGTCGTATTTGTAATACACCGCCTGCGTGTCAGAAGGAGACTGCTTAATAAATTTATCGGCTGTTGCCCTGGCTTTTGCAGTGACCACAAACAAAAGAGTATCTTTATCCTTAATTTCTTCGCCTGCGCCGTAGGGGATATTTTTAATTTCATCGTTTCTTTTTACAAAAGTGCCGCCAAAAGATGCCG contains these protein-coding regions:
- a CDS encoding ATP-dependent RNA helicase — translated: MDKKKFEELNLSQEILKGVTDMGFEEATSIQSGTIPLMMTGVDLIGQAQTGTGKTAAFGIPLLEMVDAKNKNVQALVMCPTRELAVQVAEEIGKIGKYKKGIKTLAVYGGQPIDRQIRALRAGAQIVIGTPGRLIDHIERKTMSLAACAMVVLDEADEMLNMGFVEDIELILKKAPEKRQTVLFSATMPAPIMAITKRYQKDPQHIKITREILTAPSIEQCYYELKRGTKLEALCRLLDMNEFKLSLIFCNTKMMVDDLYGHLNSRGYLCESLHGDKTQFMRDRVMDKVRHGKVDILIATDVAARGIDVEGIDAVFNYDVPADEEYYVHRIGRTGRAGRTGKSFTFVYPDEIFKMRGIMRYAKIKIKQEKIPTKMGMEELRVARFAEKVKEVVAKGGLQHHIKSVEAMLTPDISSTDVAAALMKMTMEKESGSTGTAHDDINAPERSLSAERGGERSSRFSSHNSGSRGSGSRGYGAGSYSRGRSDDRPAGHTRSKGRDSDITMTKIFLSVGKGSGAQVKDILGAITGETGIGGNQVGRIDMQDRNTFVHVDSTQADKVVEKMNGKRIKGAKIFAEKAKN